Proteins encoded within one genomic window of Salipaludibacillus agaradhaerens:
- the thiW gene encoding energy coupling factor transporter S component ThiW: MTRTYKLTLMAMLIAIGLVGAMFIWFPAGVARAFPVQHAVNVIAAVLLGPGPAVLIAFAIGLLRNLLGIGTLLAFPGGMVGALLAGIAYRTFKHKGAAALGEVIGTAFIGSLLAVPIAHIFLGQAAGVFFFVPGFFVSSISGALLAWIILSRVPSHKLPHSFKK, from the coding sequence ATGACACGAACTTACAAATTAACATTAATGGCTATGTTGATCGCCATCGGACTAGTGGGAGCTATGTTTATATGGTTTCCTGCTGGTGTAGCGCGAGCATTTCCTGTCCAGCACGCTGTGAACGTCATCGCCGCTGTCCTTTTAGGACCTGGACCAGCCGTCTTGATTGCATTTGCTATTGGGCTATTACGAAACCTCTTAGGGATAGGGACATTGCTTGCTTTTCCGGGAGGAATGGTAGGGGCCTTATTAGCTGGCATCGCCTACCGGACTTTTAAGCATAAAGGTGCTGCTGCTCTAGGAGAAGTAATCGGAACAGCTTTCATTGGCTCACTTTTAGCTGTCCCTATCGCCCATATATTCTTAGGTCAAGCTGCCGGTGTATTCTTTTTCGTCCCTGGCTTCTTTGTATCCAGTATTTCTGGCGCTTTATTAGCATGGATTATCCTCTCACGTGTCCCCTCTCACAAATTACCTCACTCCTTTAAAAAATAA
- a CDS encoding heavy metal translocating P-type ATPase translates to MTDKKQDFFVRGMTCASCVARVEKIINRKEGVSSVSVNLATNQAQVIYDPEIATEQEIVNAIHKAGYEAEPKADPTEKKYSYSVKGMTCASCVSRVEKVINRLDGVKEASVNLASNQAQVTTSDPSFNPQKVAEKVTSIGYESTLLEEETPQLADDPHEQEAAKLKRDVVSGAIVTTIVLIGSLPHMMPHISGWVPDWMANPYFLLLLTSYVQLVPGWRFYKNSYKVLKNKSADMNVLVAMGTTSAWVYSGAMTLFPETLTTRGFPYQLYYDVTTVITTLILLGRYFEAKAKGKTSTAIKKLMNMQAKTARVVTNGEEVDIPVEQVRIDDLIVVRPGERVPVDGIVIKGYSAVDESMLTGESIPVEKSKDDEVIGATINTSGSFTFKATKIGKDTALAQIIRLVNEAQGSKAPIQRTVDIISAYFVPAVVIIATLSAIIWYMIGPEPSGIFALTTFIAVLIIACPCALGLATPTAIMVGTEKGAENGVLIKDATSLEKAYKTTTVVLDKTGTITEGKPTVTDILTSHSYSEDHLLTIAGSVETASEHPLGEAIVRHAKTKQLPLAEPENVNAITGLGIEASVDGQHILIGNAKLMRDHQVDFTELLPRAEHLANEGKTPMFIAIDGMSAGIISVADTVKKDSIQAIKHMKSLGLDVVMITGDHHKTAQAIANETGVDRFIAEVLPEDKAKEVAALQAEGNVVAMVGDGINDAPALAQADVGIAIGTGTDVAMETANMTLMRGDIMSVVTALRLSRSTMRMIWQNLGWAFGYNVILIPVAAGVFYPFFGWLLNPMIAGAAMAFSSVSVVLNTLRLRSFKSL, encoded by the coding sequence ATGACCGATAAAAAACAAGATTTTTTCGTACGAGGAATGACATGCGCCTCTTGTGTCGCTCGCGTGGAAAAAATCATCAATCGAAAAGAAGGCGTCTCCTCAGTCAGTGTCAACTTAGCTACTAACCAAGCTCAAGTGATATATGACCCAGAAATAGCGACTGAACAAGAGATTGTTAACGCTATTCATAAAGCTGGCTATGAAGCGGAACCTAAGGCTGATCCGACCGAAAAGAAATATAGTTATTCGGTGAAAGGGATGACGTGTGCCTCTTGTGTATCTCGCGTTGAGAAGGTTATTAACCGGTTAGATGGTGTTAAGGAGGCCAGTGTAAACCTTGCATCGAATCAAGCGCAAGTAACTACGTCAGACCCGTCTTTCAATCCACAGAAGGTTGCTGAAAAAGTAACGAGTATTGGCTATGAGTCAACTTTACTGGAAGAAGAAACACCGCAACTAGCTGACGACCCTCACGAACAGGAAGCGGCTAAATTAAAGCGAGATGTGGTCAGCGGGGCAATCGTCACCACCATCGTGCTTATTGGTAGCCTGCCACACATGATGCCCCACATAAGCGGTTGGGTGCCTGATTGGATGGCCAATCCTTATTTCTTATTGCTTCTTACAAGTTATGTCCAACTCGTCCCCGGGTGGCGTTTTTACAAAAATAGTTATAAAGTATTAAAAAATAAGTCGGCAGATATGAACGTGCTCGTGGCAATGGGGACAACCTCAGCGTGGGTATACAGCGGAGCTATGACCTTATTTCCTGAAACCTTAACAACGAGGGGATTTCCTTACCAACTTTATTACGATGTCACGACCGTCATTACCACATTAATACTTCTAGGCCGCTATTTTGAAGCTAAAGCAAAAGGAAAAACATCCACTGCTATAAAAAAATTAATGAATATGCAGGCTAAAACAGCTAGAGTTGTGACGAATGGCGAAGAAGTAGACATACCAGTGGAACAGGTACGAATTGACGACCTTATCGTTGTGAGACCTGGAGAACGTGTGCCAGTTGACGGGATCGTGATAAAGGGGTACTCCGCTGTGGATGAATCAATGTTAACCGGTGAATCTATTCCCGTTGAGAAATCAAAAGATGATGAAGTCATCGGTGCTACGATCAATACGTCTGGTAGCTTCACTTTTAAAGCAACAAAAATAGGAAAAGATACCGCCTTGGCCCAAATTATCCGACTTGTCAATGAAGCTCAAGGTTCCAAAGCCCCGATTCAACGAACGGTGGATATCATTTCAGCTTATTTCGTTCCAGCTGTGGTGATTATAGCTACGTTATCAGCTATCATTTGGTACATGATTGGACCTGAGCCTTCCGGTATTTTTGCCTTAACGACGTTTATCGCCGTTCTTATTATTGCCTGCCCTTGTGCGCTCGGATTAGCAACACCTACAGCGATTATGGTAGGCACAGAAAAAGGGGCTGAAAATGGGGTTCTTATTAAAGATGCTACAAGCTTGGAAAAAGCCTATAAAACAACGACGGTCGTCCTTGATAAAACAGGCACGATTACTGAAGGAAAACCGACCGTAACTGATATTCTCACGAGCCATTCATACAGTGAAGATCACTTATTAACGATTGCGGGCTCAGTTGAAACAGCCTCTGAACATCCGTTAGGGGAAGCAATTGTCCGTCATGCAAAAACGAAACAGTTACCATTAGCGGAACCTGAAAACGTAAATGCTATTACGGGATTAGGCATTGAAGCTTCGGTAGATGGACAACACATTTTGATCGGCAATGCTAAATTAATGCGCGATCACCAAGTGGATTTTACCGAGTTACTTCCTCGTGCCGAACACTTAGCTAATGAGGGAAAAACACCGATGTTCATCGCTATAGATGGCATGAGTGCTGGTATTATCAGTGTTGCCGACACAGTCAAAAAAGACTCTATTCAAGCGATTAAACACATGAAATCATTAGGTTTGGACGTGGTCATGATAACTGGCGATCATCATAAAACAGCACAAGCTATCGCCAACGAAACAGGTGTGGATCGGTTTATCGCTGAGGTTTTACCTGAGGATAAAGCGAAAGAAGTGGCGGCCCTTCAAGCTGAAGGGAATGTGGTAGCCATGGTTGGCGATGGGATCAATGATGCGCCAGCGCTCGCTCAAGCAGATGTAGGGATTGCCATCGGCACAGGAACGGATGTGGCGATGGAGACAGCTAATATGACACTTATGCGTGGAGATATTATGAGTGTGGTGACAGCACTACGCTTATCTCGTTCAACAATGCGGATGATTTGGCAAAATCTAGGTTGGGCATTCGGATATAATGTTATCCTTATTCCAGTTGCGGCAGGTGTGTTTTATCCGTTCTTTGGCTGGTTACTCAACCCAATGATTGCTGGGGCCGCCATGGCTTTCAGCTCCGTATCAGTCGTTTTAAACACTCTTAGACTCCGTTCTTTTAAATCTCTATAA
- a CDS encoding flavodoxin, with product MSKVLLVFASMTGNTEEMADIIEKGLKNAGLEVDKQDVMDTEASEMDDYSYIILGAFTWGDGELPDDFLDFHEEMEEMDLSGKSFAIFGSGDTAYEVYCGAVNILEDTVKECGGQIVTDSLKVELFPDDEDICLDFANKFAQAIEQKI from the coding sequence ATGTCCAAAGTATTACTCGTATTTGCAAGCATGACAGGGAACACGGAAGAAATGGCTGATATTATTGAGAAGGGCTTAAAAAATGCCGGTCTTGAGGTAGACAAACAAGATGTCATGGATACAGAAGCAAGCGAAATGGACGATTATTCTTATATCATACTAGGTGCTTTCACTTGGGGAGACGGTGAATTACCTGATGACTTCTTAGATTTCCATGAAGAAATGGAAGAGATGGACCTATCGGGAAAATCATTCGCTATTTTCGGATCTGGTGACACGGCTTATGAAGTTTACTGTGGCGCCGTCAATATATTAGAAGATACGGTTAAAGAATGCGGCGGTCAAATCGTAACGGACAGCTTAAAGGTTGAGCTATTCCCTGATGATGAAGATATTTGTCTTGATTTTGCAAATAAATTCGCTCAAGCAATTGAACAAAAAATTTAA
- a CDS encoding GyrI-like domain-containing protein, with protein MKIRGMRERLIIGLEWAGTFEEAAEGKIHPVINEAKQRIEDIKGKVNPHEFIGVSTHDRRDGFTYIGGWEVDNGTDVPRGMTYRIIPEGDYLIYKHRKDKDISETYKEIKEELIERGLTPLKPEDIDAFDDIPLKIELHNAEKILVDEPIFEIHIPVAR; from the coding sequence ATGAAAATAAGAGGTATGCGTGAGAGATTGATTATCGGGTTAGAGTGGGCAGGGACATTTGAGGAAGCAGCTGAAGGAAAGATACACCCAGTTATCAATGAAGCTAAACAACGAATAGAAGACATCAAAGGAAAAGTAAATCCCCATGAATTTATCGGAGTGTCTACCCATGACAGGAGAGATGGTTTTACGTACATCGGTGGCTGGGAAGTAGATAATGGCACAGATGTGCCCCGTGGCATGACATATCGGATTATTCCTGAAGGTGATTACCTTATTTATAAACATCGAAAAGATAAAGATATTAGTGAGACGTATAAGGAAATTAAAGAAGAGTTAATAGAAAGAGGTCTGACGCCATTGAAGCCTGAAGACATAGACGCTTTTGATGACATTCCCCTGAAGATTGAGCTTCATAACGCCGAAAAAATATTAGTTGATGAACCGATCTTTGAGATTCATATCCCAGTTGCCAGGTAA
- a CDS encoding methionine biosynthesis PLP-dependent protein, with protein MSKDTNELETKIVQIGNRSESSTGTVSLPIYCSTAYRHEGIGQSTGYDYSRSGNPTREVLEEAIASLESGDQGFACSSGMAAIQVVLSLFNSGDDILAASDLYGGTYRLFEACWRRWGITFQYGDVTDIEFFKQHIKPTTKALFIETPTNPLMYEADLAAFNQIAKEHDLLLIVDNTFYTPFLQKPILEGADIVIHSASKYLSGHNDVIAGLIVSKGEALSERLYYIFNSMGPILSPLDSWLVIRGMKTLALRMEKHEVNGKKLADFLQAHPAVLNVNYPGRGGMLSFRVKNEKWVNPFLQSLKLITFAESLGGVESLMTYPATQTHADVPEEVRNELGVCNRLLRFSVGIESADDLREDIDQALAAAVKKEEERHA; from the coding sequence ATGAGTAAAGACACGAACGAGTTAGAAACAAAGATTGTGCAAATTGGAAACCGCAGTGAATCATCAACTGGAACGGTTAGTCTTCCTATTTATTGTTCCACGGCATACAGACATGAAGGGATTGGGCAATCGACTGGTTATGATTATTCGAGATCAGGAAATCCGACGCGGGAAGTGCTGGAAGAGGCGATCGCCTCATTAGAAAGTGGTGATCAGGGGTTTGCCTGTTCTTCTGGGATGGCTGCCATCCAAGTTGTCCTATCACTATTTAATAGTGGTGATGATATCTTAGCAGCGAGTGATTTATATGGCGGAACCTATCGTCTATTTGAAGCGTGTTGGCGGCGCTGGGGAATTACGTTTCAATATGGGGATGTAACAGATATTGAATTTTTTAAACAACATATAAAACCCACAACAAAGGCTCTTTTTATTGAAACTCCCACTAATCCATTAATGTACGAAGCTGATTTGGCTGCTTTCAATCAAATAGCGAAAGAGCACGATTTGTTATTAATTGTAGACAACACGTTTTACACACCGTTTTTGCAGAAGCCCATACTAGAAGGGGCAGATATTGTCATTCATAGTGCCTCTAAGTATTTATCAGGACATAATGATGTGATCGCAGGGCTTATCGTCTCTAAAGGTGAAGCCTTGTCAGAACGGTTATATTATATTTTTAACAGCATGGGCCCTATCTTATCACCTCTCGATTCTTGGCTTGTAATTAGGGGAATGAAAACCCTTGCCTTACGGATGGAAAAGCATGAAGTGAATGGAAAAAAACTAGCTGATTTTTTACAGGCACATCCTGCTGTACTTAATGTGAATTATCCGGGAAGAGGGGGCATGCTTTCTTTTCGAGTGAAAAATGAGAAGTGGGTCAACCCTTTTCTACAGAGTTTAAAACTAATAACGTTTGCTGAAAGCCTTGGAGGAGTAGAAAGTTTAATGACGTATCCAGCGACGCAAACCCATGCGGATGTCCCAGAGGAAGTGAGAAATGAGTTAGGCGTATGTAACAGACTGTTACGTTTTTCCGTTGGCATTGAGTCTGCAGATGATTTACGTGAAGATATTGATCAAGCGCTTGCTGCGGCGGTAAAGAAGGAGGAGGAAAGACATGCCTGA
- a CDS encoding GNAT family N-acetyltransferase, translating into MLTIQLAEPKHVSGIVTVCSEAYRTTYRELCDHNYIERTIQTFYNEKRVLNEINETSDEWGGWIIACEGEAVVGAIGGGMTSAETGEVFVLYIDPSRRHEGIGTKLLERLTDWHKQQGAKWQWVSVMKNNDKGIPFYEAKGFRQQHDQKTYQSAVEENIVSHRYCREI; encoded by the coding sequence ATGTTGACGATACAACTGGCAGAGCCGAAGCATGTGTCTGGAATAGTTACTGTCTGTTCGGAAGCTTATCGAACCACATACAGGGAATTATGTGATCATAACTATATCGAAAGAACGATTCAAACATTTTATAATGAGAAGAGAGTTCTTAACGAAATTAATGAAACGAGTGATGAGTGGGGAGGATGGATCATTGCATGTGAAGGGGAAGCGGTCGTAGGTGCAATTGGTGGTGGGATGACAAGTGCTGAGACGGGAGAAGTATTTGTGCTTTATATCGATCCAAGCCGGCGACATGAGGGAATCGGAACGAAACTTTTAGAAAGATTAACAGATTGGCATAAACAGCAAGGTGCGAAATGGCAATGGGTTTCTGTTATGAAGAATAACGATAAAGGGATTCCTTTTTATGAAGCGAAAGGCTTTCGCCAACAGCACGATCAAAAAACATATCAGTCGGCAGTGGAGGAGAACATTGTGTCTCACCGATATTGTCGAGAAATTTAG
- the pgsB gene encoding poly-gamma-glutamate synthase PgsB, which translates to MNEFIYLSILAGIVLFIGIRERRKLDKNINTIPTRILVNGIRGKSTVTRLITGILKEDGQQVAGKTTGTSPRLFYWDSEDEEPITRSLQGPNISEQKMMVDKVSKRKVTAFVSECMAVNPDYQDVFQKRFVKANITIITNVMADHLDAMGPTINQIAEAFARTIPKNGYLVVPPTTFNRYFKKVAESRGTKMVVADVASVEDAYLTQFPFMMFAENAAIGLAVADILGVKREVALRGMLHAPVDPGAMKVHQFGHEEAPSFFFNGFAANDATSTLNIWHKILQQDYPHNHKTIIMNCRDDRIDRTIQFTEDVLPHLEVDSLILTGKSVAPIVTAYENGTLPIKKIINLEKQSTEHVLEKIRQLPEKSLIYGIGNIHGGGQELAEGIEQFEKDTCDLADTMTSSNHTSLSSLKKDKAFV; encoded by the coding sequence ATGAACGAATTCATCTATCTGTCTATTTTAGCAGGAATCGTCCTTTTCATAGGAATACGTGAACGGAGAAAATTAGACAAAAATATTAATACCATTCCCACCCGCATCCTCGTGAATGGCATTCGAGGAAAATCCACCGTCACGAGATTAATTACCGGTATTCTAAAAGAAGATGGGCAGCAAGTAGCCGGAAAAACGACCGGCACGTCTCCCCGGTTATTTTATTGGGACAGTGAAGATGAAGAACCTATTACCCGCAGTTTGCAAGGCCCAAACATTTCTGAGCAAAAAATGATGGTAGATAAGGTATCTAAACGAAAAGTAACGGCCTTTGTGTCGGAATGTATGGCAGTTAATCCCGACTACCAAGATGTTTTTCAAAAGCGATTTGTAAAAGCTAATATAACTATTATTACGAATGTTATGGCCGATCATCTAGATGCTATGGGACCGACTATCAATCAAATCGCTGAAGCATTTGCCCGCACGATCCCGAAAAATGGATACTTAGTCGTCCCTCCCACCACTTTTAACCGTTATTTTAAAAAGGTCGCTGAAAGTAGGGGAACTAAGATGGTCGTAGCGGATGTTGCTTCAGTAGAGGACGCGTACTTAACACAATTTCCTTTTATGATGTTCGCTGAAAATGCGGCAATCGGGCTAGCTGTCGCTGATATTCTCGGTGTAAAACGGGAGGTGGCGTTACGCGGGATGCTTCATGCACCTGTAGATCCTGGTGCAATGAAAGTCCATCAATTCGGCCATGAAGAAGCCCCAAGCTTTTTCTTCAATGGCTTCGCTGCTAACGATGCGACCTCAACACTTAATATATGGCATAAGATTTTGCAACAAGATTATCCACACAATCATAAAACTATTATTATGAACTGTCGGGATGATCGTATTGACAGAACAATTCAATTTACAGAAGATGTTCTCCCTCATTTAGAAGTAGATTCATTAATACTAACAGGGAAAAGTGTTGCCCCTATCGTTACCGCCTATGAAAATGGGACACTGCCTATTAAAAAAATTATTAATTTAGAAAAACAATCGACTGAACATGTATTGGAAAAAATTAGACAATTACCGGAGAAAAGCCTTATATATGGAATTGGCAACATTCACGGTGGAGGTCAAGAGTTAGCAGAAGGTATTGAACAATTTGAGAAAGACACTTGTGACCTAGCTGACACAATGACAAGCAGTAATCACACTTCATTATCGTCACTGAAAAAAGATAAAGCGTTCGTCTAA
- the pgsC gene encoding poly-gamma-glutamate biosynthesis protein PgsC translates to MFGTDLYIAIIVGVLLSLLYAEKTGIVPAGLVVPGYLALVFDQLMYVVVVGMISLLTFLIVTQLIGRMTVLYGRRKFAAMLTVGVLLKMGMDYLYPLTPFPIMELRGIGVIVPGLIANSIHKQGVLPTFASTFVIAFFTFVIITVYHLF, encoded by the coding sequence GTGTTTGGGACAGATTTATATATAGCGATTATTGTAGGTGTATTGCTATCACTGCTCTATGCCGAGAAAACCGGAATTGTACCAGCAGGACTCGTTGTCCCTGGTTACCTCGCACTCGTTTTTGATCAATTAATGTACGTGGTCGTAGTAGGTATGATTAGCTTACTCACCTTCCTTATTGTCACACAATTAATTGGAAGAATGACAGTGTTATACGGACGAAGGAAATTTGCGGCCATGTTAACTGTCGGTGTCTTATTAAAAATGGGGATGGATTATCTCTATCCACTGACCCCCTTCCCAATTATGGAATTAAGGGGAATCGGGGTTATCGTTCCCGGTTTAATCGCTAATTCTATACATAAGCAAGGGGTTTTACCAACGTTCGCTTCAACATTTGTTATCGCTTTTTTTACTTTTGTCATCATTACCGTCTATCACTTGTTTTAG
- a CDS encoding futalosine hydrolase, producing MEQLAKHVLIVTSVDAEKNAVLSGIQNKNTLNIDVQTVGVGAVTAAVNTANLLAKHSYDVVINMGVAGGFPNKANIGDAVIATDITAADLGAESDDGFKPIEELGFGQSALRSDKAMGERLTQELNTRCTFSIHSGPVATLSTVTGTAKTLNELEKRVPGVVAEAMEGFGVAMAAHIASVPFLEIRTISNLVGPRDKSAWRLDVALRSLEHVSKHLKEVL from the coding sequence ATGGAACAATTGGCCAAGCATGTGTTAATAGTCACCTCGGTAGATGCAGAAAAAAATGCTGTTTTATCAGGGATTCAAAACAAAAACACCTTAAATATAGACGTGCAAACAGTAGGAGTTGGGGCTGTAACAGCTGCGGTTAATACAGCTAATCTCCTTGCGAAACATTCGTATGACGTAGTGATTAATATGGGGGTCGCCGGTGGATTCCCTAACAAGGCAAACATTGGAGATGCTGTCATTGCAACCGACATAACGGCAGCAGACTTGGGAGCGGAAAGCGATGATGGCTTTAAACCGATTGAAGAATTAGGATTTGGCCAGTCGGCACTGAGAAGTGACAAGGCAATGGGTGAGCGTTTAACTCAAGAGCTTAACACACGATGCACGTTTTCTATCCATAGTGGCCCCGTGGCGACACTGTCCACTGTTACTGGGACAGCTAAAACATTGAATGAGTTGGAAAAACGAGTGCCGGGAGTTGTGGCTGAAGCGATGGAAGGGTTTGGAGTGGCAATGGCTGCTCATATTGCTAGTGTGCCATTTTTAGAGATACGTACGATTTCAAATTTAGTAGGGCCGAGGGATAAATCAGCTTGGCGGCTTGATGTGGCCCTTCGTTCATTAGAACACGTCAGTAAGCACTTAAAGGAGGTTTTATAA
- a CDS encoding WD40/YVTN/BNR-like repeat-containing protein — translation MRLSDCFEGATAVVSGTNSDYFLAVSDGILHITKEGIHEKACDVKERILDLTSRDHIIAGSGDAGRFIISLDAGRTWSHKKLPTSASAWSICINSAHMIVTHSNYQLYLSFDYGDTWQTYQPFQLLGQDQPAIRSICIDGSTLYLGTKIHSRYGGVWSVNLTNHHVKRLKHDRRMIASLLKRDNTLICAAGTCRKNLGSVDFAQLASQNTSSITWKTCHATVKEACYLDLSEHNGYLYTTTSHDKQGLSHVARVYLSEQKIVPCTRIHGHGWRVTNHEDRFLVAGLYESLFSTSYMPQHVH, via the coding sequence TTGCGTTTGTCTGACTGTTTTGAAGGGGCTACGGCGGTTGTTAGCGGGACAAACAGCGACTATTTCCTTGCTGTTTCCGATGGCATTTTACACATTACGAAAGAAGGCATTCATGAGAAAGCATGTGATGTAAAAGAGCGCATTTTAGATTTAACATCACGTGATCATATTATTGCCGGCTCTGGTGATGCTGGGAGATTTATTATTAGTTTAGACGCAGGACGTACATGGTCACATAAAAAACTTCCTACCTCGGCTTCTGCTTGGAGTATATGTATAAACTCAGCACACATGATCGTCACACACAGCAATTATCAACTTTATCTATCATTCGACTACGGTGACACATGGCAGACATATCAACCCTTCCAGCTCCTCGGCCAAGATCAACCAGCGATCCGCTCCATTTGCATTGATGGATCAACGCTTTACCTGGGCACAAAAATCCATTCCCGTTACGGGGGCGTATGGTCTGTTAATTTAACGAATCATCACGTAAAGCGACTCAAACATGATAGACGTATGATTGCCTCACTACTAAAGCGTGATAACACGCTCATATGTGCTGCTGGTACTTGCCGAAAAAATTTAGGAAGCGTTGATTTTGCCCAACTAGCATCACAAAACACCTCTAGCATAACTTGGAAAACGTGCCACGCTACAGTAAAAGAAGCATGTTATTTAGACCTTTCTGAACACAACGGGTACCTTTACACGACTACTTCCCACGATAAACAAGGCTTAAGCCACGTGGCGAGAGTCTATCTTTCTGAGCAGAAAATAGTACCATGTACACGGATTCACGGCCACGGTTGGCGTGTTACAAATCACGAGGATCGCTTTCTCGTAGCAGGGCTTTATGAATCATTATTTTCAACGTCTTACATGCCCCAGCATGTTCATTAA
- a CDS encoding 1,4-dihydroxy-6-naphthoate synthase, which produces MNIAFSPCPNDTFTFHAWVNGLINGAPELHVTYADIDKTNYWAMAHKGPEIMKISYAALPYVLSDYQLIPCGGALGRGCGPLVLTKGNDNAANLSEKTVAVPSDKSTAFMLFTLWAAQNVPHGIGKVVVLPFNEIMPAVKTGKVDAGLVIHEARFTYKQYDLTMMVDLGDWWEEDTGLPIPLGAIIAKRSLGKKEEITEWIRRSVEYAWKHPEASMDYVMGHADEMSVDVAKSHIDLYVNEFTEKLGEDGYAAIESLLSRAAAEGVVPQCDLARLRD; this is translated from the coding sequence ATGAACATCGCTTTTTCACCGTGCCCTAACGATACGTTTACGTTTCATGCATGGGTGAATGGACTTATTAACGGTGCACCTGAACTTCACGTGACGTATGCTGATATTGATAAGACGAATTATTGGGCAATGGCTCATAAGGGGCCTGAAATCATGAAGATTTCGTATGCGGCATTACCGTACGTGTTGAGTGATTATCAGTTGATTCCATGCGGAGGCGCACTTGGTCGGGGATGTGGCCCGTTAGTGTTGACGAAGGGGAATGATAACGCTGCTAATCTGTCTGAAAAAACAGTGGCGGTTCCTAGTGATAAGTCAACTGCTTTTATGTTGTTCACGTTATGGGCAGCGCAAAATGTTCCCCATGGAATAGGTAAGGTGGTTGTGCTGCCATTTAATGAAATAATGCCAGCTGTTAAAACTGGTAAAGTGGATGCGGGCCTCGTCATACATGAAGCTAGATTTACATACAAACAGTACGACTTAACAATGATGGTGGATTTAGGTGACTGGTGGGAAGAAGACACGGGGTTGCCGATTCCATTAGGGGCGATCATTGCTAAAAGGTCATTAGGAAAAAAAGAAGAGATTACCGAATGGATACGCCGATCTGTAGAGTATGCTTGGAAACATCCAGAAGCGTCAATGGACTATGTTATGGGTCACGCAGACGAAATGTCAGTGGATGTGGCGAAATCGCATATTGATTTATACGTCAATGAGTTTACGGAAAAATTAGGTGAGGATGGTTATGCTGCTATTGAATCCCTGTTAAGTAGAGCTGCTGCTGAAGGGGTTGTACCTCAATGTGATTTAGCTAGGCTTAGGGATTGA
- a CDS encoding DUF2188 domain-containing protein — MPWDTNDYPDSLKNLKTPIKKKAIDIANAMVDEGYEEGRAIPIATEQAKEWYSHASEKEIKEITYKRDKDLKKRDGDNHSSSRPELMEKGEHVYPHENGWAVQAEEAKQPSEVFENKQEAIKRAKEIAENKQTHLVIHKSDGAIQERQSYDIQ; from the coding sequence ATGCCATGGGATACAAACGATTATCCTGACTCTTTAAAAAACCTAAAGACGCCTATTAAGAAAAAGGCGATAGACATTGCCAATGCTATGGTTGATGAAGGGTATGAAGAAGGCCGCGCCATTCCAATCGCAACAGAGCAAGCTAAAGAATGGTACAGTCACGCCAGTGAGAAAGAGATTAAAGAGATAACATATAAACGTGATAAAGATTTAAAAAAGCGCGATGGTGACAACCACTCATCTTCCCGACCCGAACTGATGGAAAAAGGCGAACACGTTTATCCGCATGAAAATGGCTGGGCGGTGCAAGCGGAAGAGGCCAAGCAGCCGTCTGAAGTCTTTGAGAATAAGCAAGAAGCCATTAAGCGAGCTAAAGAGATAGCTGAAAATAAACAAACACACCTCGTTATTCACAAATCTGACGGTGCCATTCAGGAACGACAATCATATGATATTCAGTAA